The Pygocentrus nattereri isolate fPygNat1 chromosome 1, fPygNat1.pri, whole genome shotgun sequence genome window below encodes:
- the LOC108433770 gene encoding uncharacterized protein LOC108433770 isoform X1 → MVEDQDTIEATLMNLSNDLGMSDIVVRSRKNGFQYEFENWDVEFESDNEKHFTSGDEDGVENWSERDKSDGTYQESDHEDVSMRYVEDEFHEDDSVLRPTFHHRQTMYAVVTLTSGEVVVVAKNWLTEDRKQSYWPPYKSPENFKAALMKRSPPLAQWEKIDVTFNGEYGTYADAQKIQRELIGSKVQKEGLPFGAVPLKRRKLQPEKSSDSFLMPPVPSWPTLKAGSKRPAALPGSSSNDSQNLLKLLREINNKVQENSNMLKALLSRSDGCTSMPSETLQAKLPLNSHEELYIIENKLKDRKTRQTCIDYLSGLGGFGAKQIVRTIMEAVMTVDLAESFNWQGRKNKQAIGGLELLKVIKDAALYRGVNDADAEKEIKNWLRFAADRNARKKLKDLKDNDIGNPTVTSVSASDNSCDTRADRDTMILSYFFP, encoded by the exons GTGGAAGATCAAGACACGATAGAGGCTACACTGATGAACCTGTCAAATGACCTTGGGATGAGTGACATTGTGGTACGTTCAAGAAAGAATGGGTTTCAGTATGAATTTGAAAATTGGGACGTGGAGTTTGAATCGgacaatgaaaaacatttcactagTGGAGATGAAGATGGGGTAGAAAACTGGTCTGAGCGGGACAAATCTGATGGAACTTACCAAGAGAGTGACCATGAAGACGTGAGTATGAGGTATGTGGAGGATGAATTCCATGAGGATGATTCAGTGCTGAGGCCTACTTTTCATCATAG GCAAACCATGTATGCAGTAGTTACCTTGACCTCGGGGgaagtggtggtggtagcaAAAAACTGGTTGACTGAGGACAGAAAGCAATCCTACTGGCCACCATATAAATCACCTGAAAATTTCAAAGCAGCTCTTATGAAGAGATCTCCACCTTTGGCTCAGTGGGAGAAAATTGATGTCACTTTCAATGGAGAATATG GCACCTATGCTGATGCACAGAAAATACAGCGAGAACTTATTGGCTCAAAAGTTCAGAAGGAGGG GTTACCGTTTGGAGCAGTACCTCTAAAAAGAAGGAAACTACAACCAGAGAAGAGTTCAGATTCGTTCCTAATGCCACCTGTACCATCCTGGCCAACTCTGAAGGCTGGGTCCAAACGTCCAGCTGCACTCCCTGGCTCCAGCTCAAATG ATAGTCAAAACCTCTTAAAATTGCTGAGAGAAATCAACAACAAAGTCCAAGAAAATTCCAACATGCTGAAAGCATTACTCAGCAGATCTGACGGATGCACAAGCATGCCGTCAGAAACACTCCAGGCCAAACTGCCACTTAATAGCCATGAAGAACTTTACATAATTGAAAATAAGCTCAAAGACAGGAAGACTAGGCAAACTTGC aTAGATTACTTGTCAGGACTTGGAGGCTTTGGTGCGAAACAGATTGTGAGAACGATAATGGAAGCAGTTATGACAGTTGATCTTGCTGAGTCATTCAACTGgcaaggaaggaaaaataaacaagcCATAGGTGGTCTTGAATTACTCAAAGTGATCAAAG ATGCTGCACTATACCGTGGAGTAAATGATGCAGACGCTGAAAAGGAAATCAAGAACTGGCTGAGATTCGCTGCAGATCGGAATGCTAGGAAGAAACTAAAAGACTTAAAAG